A single region of the Lycium barbarum isolate Lr01 chromosome 2, ASM1917538v2, whole genome shotgun sequence genome encodes:
- the LOC132628845 gene encoding uncharacterized protein LOC132628845: protein MNKNVVDRSPGNKEAPRLSKYNFYLNVATIAAAVIRNRETRHPRTIQSDPEKWDKSMICKYHHTHGHRTKYYRQLREEVARLFNLGHLREFLSERAKTHCKNVGANKQDRPEEPQQVIHMIMKGADIPQGPVMKRAKVSITREKRIWSYDPDSPISFNDKDMEGIVQPYNDALLGLPDQIVPAVRVLNGFNMTCETTKGEITLSINTAGTTQQTKFYVIEGDMGYNGLLGRTWIHNMRAVLSTLHQALKFPTPQGIKIVHGEQQATKEMFAIEEVVATAKVPVLKDEKLKKGENAK, encoded by the exons ATGAACAAGAATGTTGTCGATAGATCCCCGGGAAATAAAGAAGCCCCGAGATTGTCCAAGTATAATTTTTACCTCAATGTGGCGACCATAGCAGCGGCCGTCATCCGCAATAGAGAAACAAGGCACCCAAGGACAATTCAATCCGATCCTGAAAAATGGGATAAAAGCATGATTTGCAAATACCATCACACCCACGGTCATCGAACCAAATATTATCGACAGTTAAGAGAGGAGGTTGCTCGTCTATTTAATTTAGGtcaccttcgagaattcctaagtgaacgagccaaaactCACTGCAAGAACGTGGGTGCTAACAAGCAAGATAGACCAGAAGAGCCTCAGCAGGTGATCCACATGATCATGAAGGGAGCGGACATTCCCCAAGGGCCAGTAATGAAGCGTGCCAAGGTTTCCATAACAAGAGAGAAGCGTATTTGGAGTTACGACCCCGATAGTCCCATCTCGTTCAATGACAAGGACATGGAAGGCATTGTTCAGCCTTACAACGATGCTCTG CTGGGACTACCAGACCAGATAGTACCAGCAGTCCGAGTCCTCAACGGATTCAATATGACCTGCGAAACAACAAAGGGTGAGATCACCTTATCGATTAACACAGCCGGAACCACGCAGCAGACTAAATTTTATGTGATAGAAGGAGACATGGGATACAATGGATTGTTGGGAAGAACATGGATTCACAACATGAGAGCAGTTCTCTCAACTCTGCACCAAGCGTTGAAGTTCCCGACCCCACAAGGGATCAAAATCGTTCACGGAGAGCAACAAGCcacaaaggaaatgttcgcgatCGAAGAAGTGGTTGCGACTGCCAAGGTTCCAGTATTGAAGGACGAAAAGCTGAAAAAAGGGGAAAACGCTaaatag